The Orcinus orca chromosome 16, mOrcOrc1.1, whole genome shotgun sequence genome includes a window with the following:
- the FLYWCH2 gene encoding FLYWCH family member 2 isoform X1, translated as MPLPEPSEQEGESVKAGQEPSPESPEPGTDVVPAAPRKPRKFSKLVLLTASKDSAKVAGAKRKGVHCIMSLGVPGPATLAKALLKIHPEAQRAIEAAPQEPEQKRSKLDTDLSTALPTSCPVLGQAAGREQQLPDAQPRFGPKFPGNSLCVPGPVAFGSMSLESAIPAPALAAGTPRFAPHPFPLFL; from the exons ATGCCCCTGCCCGAGCCCAGTGAGCAGGAGGGCGAGAGCGTGAAGGCCGGCCAGGAGCCCTCCCCTGAGTCCCCTGAGCCGGGCACAGATGTCGTCCCCGCAGCCCCCAGGAAGCCCAGAAAGTTCTCCAAACTGGTGCTGCTGACAGCCTCCAAGGACAGTGCCAAAGTGGCGGGGGCCAAGCGCAAAGGAGTGCACTGCATCATGTCCCTGGGGGTGCCCGGCCCCGCCACCCTTGCCAAAGCCCTCCTCAAGATCCATCCCGAGGCTCAGCGGGCCATCGAGGCCGCCCCCCAGGAGCCTGAGCAAAAACGCAGCAAGCTGGACACAG ACCTGTCCAcggccctccccacctcctgccccgtCCTGGGCCAGGCAGCGGGGAGGGAGCAGCAGCTTCCTGATGCTCAGCCCAGATTTGGCCCAAAGTTTCCTGGAAACAGCCTCTGTGTCCCTGGGCCAGTGGCCTTTGGGAGCATGTCTCTGGAGTCAGCAATCCCTGCCCCTGCTCTGGCAGCTGGGACCCCCAGGtttgccccccaccccttcccccttttcctttgA
- the FLYWCH2 gene encoding FLYWCH family member 2 isoform X2 has protein sequence MPLPEPSEQEGESVKAGQEPSPESPEPGTDVVPAAPRKPRKFSKLVLLTASKDSAKVAGAKRKGVHCIMSLGVPGPATLAKALLKIHPEAQRAIEAAPQEPEQKRSKLDTDGKEDGRLAGQPAPSPLVDGEESTMGPIVSREDP, from the exons ATGCCCCTGCCCGAGCCCAGTGAGCAGGAGGGCGAGAGCGTGAAGGCCGGCCAGGAGCCCTCCCCTGAGTCCCCTGAGCCGGGCACAGATGTCGTCCCCGCAGCCCCCAGGAAGCCCAGAAAGTTCTCCAAACTGGTGCTGCTGACAGCCTCCAAGGACAGTGCCAAAGTGGCGGGGGCCAAGCGCAAAGGAGTGCACTGCATCATGTCCCTGGGGGTGCCCGGCCCCGCCACCCTTGCCAAAGCCCTCCTCAAGATCCATCCCGAGGCTCAGCGGGCCATCGAGGCCGCCCCCCAGGAGCCTGAGCAAAAACGCAGCAAGCTGGACACAG ACGGAAAAGAAGATGGAAGGTTGGCAGGACAGCCTGCCCCCAGTCCCTTGGTGGATGGGGAGGAGTCCACCATGGGCCCCATCGTGTCCAGGGAGGACCCGTAG